The DNA region GTTTTTCTGTTTTCTGTAGTGCAGTTCCCTTGTCAAACATCAGCAGGCTCCAATGTTGCTCAAGTAAATTTTCATTAGATGCTGTCATCACATATACTAAGCACTTAACTAAATCACCAAAGCTTTATCAGCAATAACATACAAATATCAGTAGTCCTGCCGTTCAAATTCAGTTTCAATCTTCTGTTTCAGCAATCCCTGAACAATTTGGCACAGAATTGCCACATTCATTTCCCTGCAGAATTCTGCATTTCCTCCTTTGTATCAAAATTCACATTCTTTGTAGCTACATGCTCTGTTCTGTGTCTGAACATTACAGCTCCTTTCAGATCTCCAATAAAAttgataagttttcaaaaatttggacAAAGAAATCAGCTTCACAAAATTCTGTTTCAGCCAATGGCAGCATCATTTTTCTGTTCTGTTTCTCTCTTAATCAGAAATATGCATGTAGTATCAGAAATCTGAAAtctgttgaaaattaatttgtttccaaattaatgtGTTGAACATATTCAACTGAATTGAGCAAAATTCACATAACTGCAGCATAAAAATCAGATTCTGCAACTTTCCAATCAACAACTACTTCCTGTTTTCAGTCAAACACATCTGACCTTTTCACATATTCAGCTCCAAAATATGGCTCTAGGGTCTATTTTCACAGATTCTGCACAGTTCTGTAAAAATCTGTTCTTAAGTGTCCATAATCCTATACAATGAAATTTAAACACCATGCGAAACATTGAAAGATAGTCAATTGATAACGAATCGAGATGACTTTAATATCAGTCATTTCAGATCAGAAATAGCCAGAAAACTTGGCACACATAAACAAATTCTGCTCTTATCTATCACTACAGATTCCCTTTTCCAGAAAGTAGTTGATTCTGATAGTAATTTCAGATCTAAACTTATCCAATTCATAATTTCAAACCTTCCTTTTAGCACCAAGAAATCAAACTCAGAATTCAAATAGATAAGAAACAAAATTTGTCAAATGAGAATTCCTGAATTCAGAAACTAGCATAAGCATATATTTCCAGAAATCAACATTGCCTATACTGTTGCCACTTTTCCATCTTCAAACAATCTCTACACTATTCTGTAATCATCATTCCATCTTTCTTACGGTGTACCTTAGTTCTTAATTTCAGAATTGAGATTTTAAGACAACTTGAAGTAACTTAAAACAACAGAACAGTAGACTCCACTTGGTACTTTAGTTCTCATTGTTTACCATTCCTTGGGCTGAATTCCAGGAACACTTCTGGAATTCTTTGACATTGCACTGGACCTGGTTATGGATACCAATGCAATCTACTTAAGCACCAACAGTTTCCAGTAGTAGCAACATTCAAATTCTCAGATTAAACAGCTCCAAAAATCAGGTTCACAGAAAAATCTGCTCTTACTTTAGCAACCACACTTTCATCAGCAACTTAACAGATTAAATTCAGTAAGCCTGCTTGGATTTTGAAATCTGTAGCTTAATTTCTTTCATTCCTCATTCCGCATATCATACTTCCAGGAACCACATATGGAATTTCAGCACCAGCTACAAAGACTCTAGAATGGAGTTAATCTCTGTTCTCATCTTTCATCTCTTCACTGCTTTTAGTATCAATTGTCTGAAAAtatttccatttttcttttttgAAAGTTTATATACCATCAGCAATGCTTCTCGAACTGAATGACAATCACCAATTGAATTTCCAATCCTACTCCTTAATCAGAACACAGCAACTCACTCTCTGTTTCAGCAGCTTCACAATTCCTGTGTTCCACTCAACATGTACTAGTTGGTACATTGGCTTCATTTATGTCAAAATCAGAATTCAGTAGTAAAgattatgaattaagagatttgCAGCTTCCTGTGGTTTTGAAATTGTAGAAATAACTCAGCTTAAGAAATTCAGAGTGACAGCTCTATTCCATTTAATTCAGCAGTAGAGTTATTTAAAGCTATGGAACACTCCTTGCAGCCTCAAAATTTTGTACACAACTTGCAATACATTTGTGACAGGAATCATAACAGATTCAGATCTGAATTTGCTTCCAGCAATCATCACAAACTCAATATCTTGTAATCTGAATACCAGCTGCCCAGAATCAATATGGCATAAAGAGTGCTCTCAAGGAATCACCATAGTACCGAAACTTACAAGTTCCCtaattcaaaaatcaatttcaattaaAGAGGATCTACAGATTCACAAATCTGCAACCATTTTAGCAAACTACAGCTCACTGCTTTCCAGTTCCCCTCACTGTTTTAGCTACTTGATACTTCAAGACTCTCTACTGCCACTCAATACCAGTCATCCAATAAAATTCCCCTTTAGGTTCATAGCTCCACACCAACTAATGATGATGTGGCTgtcaataaatacaaaattacagcagctaatttcagtttctagattGAGTTTCAGAATTAACCATTGCATTTCTGCATTTTTTCTGCAACTTCTACAAAGTTCAAACACATTCCACACTTTGTTAGTCATTCAATTTAACTCATcacttccacataataataacacCATTCGATTTGGCTAGTCATATAGCTCCTGAAATCACAGCTTCAACAACACTATTGAGTGTCAATTGTTGCTCTTTTCTTCAACTTTCAGAGTAAATGATACTCCATTCATGTGCTTCGTTAATGAAATAATAACCGCCAATTGAATTCTGAATTTTGATCCATTTAAATCACATTCCAGTGGCTATACAAAAGCTCACTGTTCTGGCATTATTTGTGTCCAAAATGAGTTTCTAAAGTCATCCTTCCTTATCTTGCACATGCCATGAAAGTTAAGCATACCATTTGTTTCCAGCATAGTCTTAAATTCAACTAAGCTTCAACTCGTTTGGATATTGCATTCTAATTCTTGATACAAAACTGATACAAACTTTTCAGCTCTGCTCTTCTCTTTCTGTAGAATTCTGTTTCATTTGCTctatctctattttttttctctgtttAATTCTGCATCTTCTGTCCATACCTAATTCAGATTATCAATAACCAGCTTAAGAAGTTCAAAATTACAGCTCTATTCCATTATCTTCAGCATTGAAGTTGAATCATTGGCTAAATCTGTAAGCACAGATTACAGAAATCTGTGCAGTGAAGATTCTACTCCATTCACTTGAAATTCCATCAATTTTCTGCAGATTTTCAAATGTGCAGTGAAGTATTAAATTCAGCTCAGAATTTCTAGAATTTAGCTTCAAGTGGAATTTAAGCAATTAGATTAGTCTTTGACACAGATTCTCTTCTTAATTCAGAATCAAGCCTGTATTCCTATATTTCAGACATTCAGAAACCAAGCTTCAGAATTAACAAACTGAAGAGATTTAGAAATGAAACTGAAAGCTAAACTCTGGTAACTTCCAAGTATCAAATTCAGTCCTTACTTCAGTTGTTCCTTACTTATCAAACAACTTGATCCAACATCATAATCGACACAGGTAACTCCATAGATCAGGAAAGTGTATCTCTGATATACTCTTGTAGATTCTGCAACATTGATCTTAAGTTTCAGAAATGAAATTCAATATAACTTCAACTCAGCTTATTCTACAGAACTTGAATTTTTAAGAAACCAGTATCAGTTTTCCCTTTCTTGAACTCTTCTTCTCTGATGAGCATCTTGATCATTTCCCTGTAATTCCTTTCAACATATCAGATTACAGCTCTAAAAATCAAGGCTCTGCATTTACCAACTAACACTTTCagaaatccagaacctagtcttCAGTTTCAGAACTTTCCAGTAATAAGAAATAAACTCTGTAGAAGTTACTGATTCAAGTGCTCCTGGTTGCGGTTTCATAATTAGGATTTAAGGGCAACTTATGCTCAACTGTTGAAGAATTAAATTTGGAAGAAAGTATCATTTGACACTGACTTAACTGATATTCCAATTCAAAGTGCTGATGATAAACTTAAATCCTAAGACACTGCAGATTTGGCACTAAAATTTCACTGGCTGAATTCTCATTGTATTGATGAAAGACAACTAACTTGCAGCAGTTCTTTCTTAAATTCCAGCTACCAAAAATTCAGCATTTATCTTCTAGATTTGAGCAGTGCTAACAGCTAGCCCATCAATTCTTAGAACACCattcaattttgaaatcaatcGAATTTTACATAAATTCCATCTCCCATTGAACTTCCTTACAACTGTGTTTTCCTTTAATCACACATGGTTGAGAACTGATGAGATTTGTAATTTGGCACTAACAGATTCTGTTTTGACAAGTTCTGTTGATACAGTTTTATTCTCCAGAAATTTGATTCAGTTTGacaaatttcataattaaaacGTATAAAGTTCTCCATCCCTTGATTTCTGAGTATCTTAACCAATCAGCACATATGCATTGAAACcttcaattttgaaattttcaGGATTTGACACTTTAAAGAATATGTTACTCGATTAAGCTTGAGAAGGTTTTATTTGAACCCTGAACTGTAATCAACTTGGCATCACAGCTTGTGGTTAATTCTGCACTCTGCATCAAAAAGTTTGTTTAATCTCCTAGAGCACTTCAAATTCAGCAATACTTCCCAAGACTGAACAAATCTATTGTGCACAGAACCAATCAATAGTTACGATTCTTAAACTCCAAAATAATTCCAACATGCTTCTTCAAAAATTAAGCTCACTGCCATCTTAAGAACTTGAATTGAAAGACATGTTCTCAACAGCATTTTCAATTGGCACTACTAGTCTAAGCTTGGATTATGAAAGGATTATCTCAAAAAGACCTAATTCAGCACTCCAACCAATTAAAAATACATCCATTTACTCAAAAATACCAAACATCTCCCCCACACTTGAACTTTGTCCTCTTGGCAAtcaaactcatcaagaattcaaccaaaacttcCAATGAAATGAAGGCAAAGCAAAGTGATCAAGAATTAAAATACTAGATGAGAATGTATAATCATGAGGAAAGAAATTGGGAATTATGAAGGGGAACAAGATTGACAAAATTCTCAAttttcatgcatacatatgctattatgattttgaaaagaaactaagcaagttctagactTTAGTTGTTGTGAGTGCATGTCACAACAAAataaaatagtgtttaggcttaaagtggtcctctctaggtatttttttaTATGCAAtaaagctcaattgatcaaattgggattgtaacgcccgaagattctcaaacttgcattagaattattctgtgatttttctggaattttacatattttttcggaatttttcgagtagcggaagtagcaaaactaattagaagaataaaaaggctttagcgggaatcgaacccgggacctctcgggtccgctaaacctttagttagccttagtaaccgatgaacccagcagggccgtgctgaaagagaagggaaacatttatatttatatttgagttgggcctagttacccacttaatataaattaaaaacttaagttggtttgggttatttttatttggttcggcaactcctccctctccaaaccctcaccgacgccaacttctcctcttccttctctcggcgcccaaacaagccaaagccaaccctagggttccctccctagggccctaagagcaccttccggcagcgattccaacacaagaacgttcccctccgcgagaagaacgcgttggagcgaggagattatcgaaagggtcgtctccaccggaattctagcgaatagagttgtaagaaaattagcgtacgaggtaagaaacccctcacctgcagtataagtagctctcgcgtgtttgcttttatgcattagattagttttattgaattttgtcggCATACAGGGTGTATTTTAAcccttctcacagatttagggattagtgagcatctctagatgggccgagcacgtgtatcctctgtagataggggtttagacgctgctgggtgcctagagctGGTCTTcatgatcgagaggagagttagagagcgccaaatgctcgacaaaatgcctagcacagccttataatacagtgggcatttagttgaatgccatagaacatgtcaaatagcatgatcagtttaatttcagcttttatgggactagatgtccaaatgggtgggctcccacagtcgcctctaggttcagacaacctagttctaggttcagataacctagattcagcaaaatagtattagctattcagtattttattttcagtggcactgtactggatcagatatccatgggttggactcccacagtcgtccctaggtttagataacctagttaaccctactaaattcgggacttgcaaacccgggtctagttaggggtgcgcgcacagcaagtacagttgccgggcccaaacagcatgattatgtattttcacttatatcTATTAGCTTTCAAAGTTTATTCAGATATGTGACTATAGCATCAGAACAACACTAGTTAGCTCAATTATAATTCAGTTCCAGTTCAGTTTTCAGCATAGTTTATTCTAgttgatgctatgatatgattacaTGCTTAGTTTATggtgcatgccatgtttcagtgtttataccATGTTTCAGTGTGCCATGCTTCAATGAGTtcaatgcatgttttcaaatagcatgatttctaAAGTATATTTGCATcgcttgcatgttttgtgaggtagatgcactacaagaaaaaagctaaacaacaacgcttttttggcgttgtcgtatgtacttaaaaagtgatgttgtagatggtgttgtagaaagtcatatcaaagacaacgctttaaaagcgttgtggttggtcaaaaagacaacgctttttaagcgttgtcttttcgttcttaaaaagcgttgttatagatgctgttgtaaaaatgcacatatcaaagacaacgctttaaaagcgttgtggttggtctcaaagacattgttttttaagcgttgtcttttattacttaaaaacgttgtctttttaaatttataaaaaatagtgtttttcttaattaaatagcaaaaattataaaaaatactcaaaatttacatataattgaatatccacaaccacaatcatttttataataagactatttaacaaataaataaaactttatattatacaaacaaaatgtatacatattgatccacaaattaaatttgtatcatacaagttatccttaacttcatgacaataatttttcaaacacacaagttttacaaaacctcatcattgactaaccgttGTTTTAAAATTCACTCGTGAAATCGCTAAACCTAGAACAAGATCCAATAGTAGACTAGTAGTGGCAGAAGGAAGAATGAAGTTAAAACTGTCAATTTGGTAATGGATCTTTTCCGTCCGCAATGTGCTATAAGCCAACCCATTTCACCCATGTGAACATACGTCCGATTCTGAAAGGCAAGCCGTAGTCTTTGGTAATGGCTGGTTCCCTTTTTGCTGCCTCTGGTTCAGACCAAACATATACTCCACGTTCTTGACGGCTCCCAGGAACAGTGTTGTCAAGAATAAAtgcaacaataaatgcaatcaccATGTGAAATGAAAACAAAGTATTCAGAACATAGTTCACCTGAAATTGTCACACATATCAGTAATCAGATCTATTCTAACTTCAAACTCCAGAAAGATCCTATGAACTAGATTATCTATCACTGATTTGTCAAAGGGAATATATTCAAGAGTATAATTATGTGGGCATCATACCCCACGTAACTTCTAAGTGCTAACTTGATATTTCAAGTCTAAACACTAATATAAGGTCACATGGGTAATAATCAGCACAAACAttgtaggagaagaagaagacataCCCCTCGAGAACTTGTATGAATAGGTCCATGAGATGCAACAGCATATGGTTGGAAGTAACTTGGAACGGATGAATTTGAAGATGGAATAAGTCCATATTGCTGGAAGTAGGCAGGTACTGATAATGAGAGAAACAATGAGAGGCCAATTATGATATTATTCCTGGAGCTTCCAGTCTCGCTGTATCGCAGGTTTGACAAGCCCAGAGCAGCAATCATGGCCCACATACAGCAAAGAAGACCAGCCACCATGACATCTGGGATAGAAGCTATAAATCCTCCTATTTTCCCTGATCAAAAATTGGGATGGCAACAATTGCTAGATAacaggaagaaaaaaaaagtaacaaGAATTCTTTCTTTTGATGTATAGCGAGGAGAAATAGCATTGGTGCTTACCAACAAAAGATAACAGAATGAGAATGACAGCACCGAGCTCAATAGCTCTCCGACTACCCATTTTAGTTGTAGCAATAGTGTGAATATTCTCAGTGAGAGTGGTTGAAGCGACTCCTGTGCCCCAAAGTGCAGCCAAGACACTAGagatgaaccaatattaaatgacatacattcatcatccgaagagtcattcatgaatcctccaatattcatgctccagatgaccatacattagattataagtccaattaatttgattgcaaggttgtaaacagtccttgagggctattgatagtgattccagtacgtactggaaaataatggaacaaacctatgaaacagctatcaagggattcacttcaactttcctaaaccaaagaagaaacagatggattacaaaagaaaacaatttgcaccatcaaactgaaacttataataagccttaataaattaatgaaaaaagaattgtttagaagttcactgagaaacatatgaaaatacaacaaatgcaactgcaaaaaaaaaaataaaaaactagtatccaattaacttttttttatactttcagatcaaaaggtcaaatttatatactttggttcatgttcaagcaagaggataacaatctcatcgacagttagtatttccttttaatatagaacactaaaaagaaggaatatcaatgatgaaacaaacctaaaaatgcgagctactgaggcagcgagcaatctgcttgaacaaggtaatcatgcagcgttggaactctgtcgtgagcatcaaagaccaaatattaccaaatattaagatcactgacaaaccaaataataccttatttttaacagctatctagaggatctggctgtttgacttgaagctggttcaaagaagacaaatcaaatatacaaatactaagatgaaagcataatgaagtagttaactttttctactttacctgattataagatctacagcttcttgctcagtattttgctgcacgagtaattattagaaaaacaaacccaatagtggaacaaaagctagataaagaaactagataatttacaccgacagaactttacagaataacatataatatagtgctttgtacttgcatattaatccagaaaacatcctttcacctaagtgacaatttttccaaaacatcatcattcacaaaacatcatcattcactaaaattttcacaagtttttaaacttcagtgacaacttttctttggggtcaactgctcaaggtcgatttggtaactatgcactgcatcaaaaaaattggcattaactatgattccaccaaaaaaaatcaccattccatgaacttaaatctaaatagaattatggcaactatcattccatacctattcataaatatgatcttgtatgcactccgccaactcggaccgaacctcatcaatttgttcacgagagtaccctatttttgtgaactgtgagcatacacaatttatgttaatggaaaaaataatcaacactgatcactttgcaattttaaatagtttatgtcaaataatttgagataagctaaataatgttactattgattgcagcgaatctctctcaatagtctcaacttcttcaataatttctctcataaatcgcatcacaaaaaaaccacattgtttcgcatccggttgttgaggagcctatatatagtaattagagtcaaattgttaatgaaaattatacacattacaata from Zingiber officinale cultivar Zhangliang chromosome 4B, Zo_v1.1, whole genome shotgun sequence includes:
- the LOC121977854 gene encoding nucleobase-ascorbate transporter 12-like — encoded protein: MGSRRAIELGAVILILLSFVGKIGGFIASIPDVMVAGLLCCMWAMIAALGLSNLRYSETGSSRNNIIIGLSLFLSLSVPAYFQQYGLIPSSNSSVPSYFQPYAVASHGPIHTSSRGVNYVLNTLFSFHMVIAFIVAFILDNTVPGSRQERGVYVWSEPEAAKREPAITKDYGLPFRIGRMFTWVKWVGL